The genomic stretch CATAGTGTGCCACCCGTATCGATCATGTCATCAACGATCACACAGTCACGGCCTTCAACATCACCGATTAGGTTCATTACTTCAGAAACGTTAGCACGTGGACGACGCTTATCAACGATAGCGATGTCAACATCACCTAGCGCTTTAGCAGTAGCACGAGCACGTACAACACCGCCAAGGTCTGGAGAAACCACTACTGGGTTTTCTAAGCCACGGTTCGCCATGTCTTCTAGAAGAACTGGAGTGCCGAAGATGTTATCAACAGGTACATCGAAGAAGCCTTGGATTTGCTCTGCGTGTAGGTCGATAGTAAGAACGCGGTCAACGCCAACGTTAGAAAGGAAATCTGCAACAACTTTTGCAGTAATTGGCACACGAGCAGAACGTACACGACGATCTTGACGGGCATAACCGAAGTAAGGGATTACAGCAGTAATACGGCCAGCAGAAGCACGGCGCATTGCGTCAATCATTACCACCAATTCCATTAGGTTGTCATTGGTTGGTGCACAAGTTGATTGAATCAGGAATACATCGCTACCACGAACGTTTTCATTGATTTGAACAGCGACTTCGCCATCAGAAAAACGGTCTACAGTAGCATCGCCAAGAGAGATGTATAGACGATCAGCAATACGTTGGGCTAGTTCAGGTGTTGCGTTACCAGCAAATAGCTTCATATCAGGCACGGTGGAAACCTCGGGTTGCGTCCAGTTTTAAATAGATTGTGGGTGGGCTGAGTGGTATTCAGCCAAAGTTTCTTTTAAAGGAGAAATGTTTCGTCCTTTCGCTACAAAAGCGGAAACTGTGTCAGGCAGTTGTTCCAACACCAATTCGGCTTCTTTTTTGCTGCTAAATTCAGCAAAAACGCATGAACCAGTGCCAGTCAATCTCGACGGCGCGTATTGTAGCAGCCATGAAAGTTGCTTATCAACCTCTGGGTACAGCATTCGCACAATTTTTTCGCAATCGTTTACGTATTCTTGCTCTAGAAGCGTTGATAGCGCTCGCTTCGGCGTATTTCGAGTTAATTCTGAATGTGTGAATATGTCTACAGTTGCTATGCTCACTTGAGGCTTAACAACGAGATACCATTTTTCATCCGGATTAGCGGGTTGAAGCTGTTCTCCAACGCCTTCCGCAAAGGCTGCATGGCCTCGAACGAACACAGGAACGTCAGCGCCAAGTTTCAATCCGATCTCTGCGAGTTGATCATCAGACAGGTTGAGTTGCCACAGATAGTTAAGTGCGACCAATACGGTTGCGGCATTTGAAGAGCCTCCACCAATGCCACCTCCCATCGGAAGTACTTTCTTTAGCTCAATATCGGCACCGAAAGAAGTCGATGTATATTGTTGAAGGGCGGTCGCGGCTTTCCAAATCAGGTTGTCTTGTGTCGCAACGCCTGGGATTTCCGGTGTGATGGTAATTAAGTTGGTTTCTTTATTCGCGGTAACCGTTAGTTCATCACCAAAATCGACAAACTGAAACAAGGTTTGGAGCTCGTGATAGCCATTGTCACGTCGACCTGTGATGTAAAGAAATAGATTCAGTTTAGCCGGAGAAGGCCAATGCGTTGGCGTTGTTATCATTTTTTCAGTGTCCACTTCGAAACTACAATGTTGATTTTGTTATCGTCTTGCTTGAATGACAATCGAGTAGGGAGGGGGATGCTTTCTACATTAGTGTTGTCTTCATTTGATAGCTGCTTACTCGGCATCTCAGTATTTCGATAATTAGCGAAGTTCAGTGTCCATAGCTGGCTGCTGACTTGTTTGGTTAGAGACTCAAGCGTGTTGGTTGTATTTAACTGGTAGCTGTCAGCTTGGTCTGGAATGCCAAGGAACCATTGAGGCAGGTGATCAATAGGGATCTGCAAACCTGTCAGTTGCTCAACCAATACAGAGGCACTTGCGTGAGTAAATATTTGGTCGTCATAGGTCACCACTTTGGCACCCGACGGATCTATGGTCAGGTTCAATGCGGTTTGACCTAGGAACGTCGTGAGCCTCAATTGGCTTTGATTTGGTGAGTGCTTCCAAATGAAGTTTAGGCTTTGGCGCTGCTCGGGAGAAATGTAGGCGAGCTTGCCCGAGGCTTGGTAGCTTTCTATCTGTAGAAGTCGGTTTTGGTGACTTTGCCACTCAACACTGGTCGGTTGTTCAGGTATAGACGAGCAACCCACTATAATTATGGTCATAAAAATAAGAGACGTGATTCTACGAAGTTTGCTCATATTTGCTCACAACTTGTTCAAATTTATCTAAAAAACGCTTCAACTATAGCATTGAATTCACGAACTCAGGAAAACAAATCCCGCTTGCTCTTTAAATAGAGCCATGCATCAAGTAAAATTCGCCCCTTGTTTCCATTCCCTGATCGAGAACTTCTGATACATGTCTTTGCTTGCCGTAGGTATCAATCACAATACAGCGTCGGTTGAATTGCGAGAAAAAGTCGCTTTTGGTCCAGATAAATTATCTGAGGCACTCAAGCAACTTAACGCAAATGCACACGTGAATGGAAGTGTCATACTTTCTACCTGTAATCGAACTGAAGTGTATTGCGACGTTAAAGGCGTGGCTAAAAACAAACTCATCGATTGGTTGTCGGTTTTCCATCAAGTTAGCCCTGAAGAGCTAAAGCCAAGCCTTTATATCCATGAAGAGCAAGCCGCGATTAAACACTTAATGCGCGTTGCTTGTGGTTTGGACTCTTTAGTCTTGGGTGAACCGCAGATCTTAGGTCAGGTAAAGCAAGCGTATACGGACTCGCGAGAGAACAAATCCGTTGATGCTTCAATGGAAAAACTATTCCAGAAATCATTTTCTGTTGCGAAGCGTGTTCGAACTGAAACGGAAATCGGTGGAAGCGCGGTTTCTGTTGCTTACGCAGCCTGTACCTTAGCCAAGCATATTTTTGAATCCATCGCAGATTCAACCGTATTATTGGTGGGTGCAGGTGAAACCATTGAACTGGTGGCTAAGCACCTTTCGGCGAATGGCTGTACAAAAATGATCGTGGCGAACCGAACTCGAGAGCGTGCTTTAGGGCTAGCAGAAGAGTTTGGCGCTGAAGTGATCAGCTTGAATGAGATCCCTGATCATCTTCATCGAGCGGATATCGTAATCAGCTCAACCGCAAGTCCGTTACCTATTATTGGCAAGGGTATGGTTGAGACTGCTCTAAAAACAAGAAAGCATCAGCCGATGTTATTGGTTGATATTGCCGTTCCACGTGATGTTGAATCGCAGGTTGGCGACCTGAATGATGCCTACCTTTATTCGGTTGATGATCTGCAGTCGATCGTTGATGGCAATATCGAACAACGCAAAGTAGAAGCGATTCAAGCTGAAGCGATCGTCAGTGAAGAAAGTGCCGCGTTCATGAGTTGGATGCGCTCACTGCAAGCGGTAGACAGTATTCGAGATTACCGTAAATCGGCTAACGAAATCCGCGAAGAATTATTAAGTAAAAGTTTACAATCACTTGCCGCTGGCGGTGACCCTGAAAAAGTTTTACTCGAGCTCAGCAATAAGCTCACAAACAAATTGATCCATGCTCCAACGCGCGCACTTCAAAGTGCAGCTGAGCAAGGAGAACCTGCAAAATTAATGGTCATTAGACAGAGTTTGGGCTTAGAAAACCCTCAATAATATTAGACCTCCAACAAGATAAGACATTATGAAAGCCTCGATTCTAGTAAAGCTTGAAACACTTGTTGAACGCTATGAAGAAGTTCAACATCTACTTGGTGATCCAGATGTAATCGGGAATCAAGACAAATTCCGTGCACTTTCAAAAGAGTACTCTCAACTTGAAGAAGTGACAGCTTGCTTCCAGTCATACCAGCAAGCTAAAGAAGATCTAGAAGCTGCTGAAGAGATGGCAAACGAAGACGACGCAGAAATGCGTGAAATGGCTCAAGATGAAATCAAAGATGCGAAAGCAGCGATTGAGCGTCTGACTGATGAGCTACAGATTCTTCTTATTCCAAAAGATCCAAACGATGAGCGTAACTGTTTCCTAGAAATCCGCGCAGGCGCGGGTGGTGATGAAGCAGGTATCTTTGCTGGTAACCTTTTCCGTATGTACTCTAAGTTTGCAGAGAAGAAAGGCTGGCGCGTTGAAGTAATGAGCAGCAATGACTCAGAA from Vibrio pomeroyi encodes the following:
- a CDS encoding ribose-phosphate pyrophosphokinase, producing the protein MPDMKLFAGNATPELAQRIADRLYISLGDATVDRFSDGEVAVQINENVRGSDVFLIQSTCAPTNDNLMELVVMIDAMRRASAGRITAVIPYFGYARQDRRVRSARVPITAKVVADFLSNVGVDRVLTIDLHAEQIQGFFDVPVDNIFGTPVLLEDMANRGLENPVVVSPDLGGVVRARATAKALGDVDIAIVDKRRPRANVSEVMNLIGDVEGRDCVIVDDMIDTGGTLCKAAEALKERGAKRVFAYATHAVFSGTAANNIKNSVLDQVIVTDSISLSPEMAATGKVTTLSLSRMLAEAIRRISNEESISAMFN
- the ispE gene encoding 4-(cytidine 5'-diphospho)-2-C-methyl-D-erythritol kinase; translated protein: MITTPTHWPSPAKLNLFLYITGRRDNGYHELQTLFQFVDFGDELTVTANKETNLITITPEIPGVATQDNLIWKAATALQQYTSTSFGADIELKKVLPMGGGIGGGSSNAATVLVALNYLWQLNLSDDQLAEIGLKLGADVPVFVRGHAAFAEGVGEQLQPANPDEKWYLVVKPQVSIATVDIFTHSELTRNTPKRALSTLLEQEYVNDCEKIVRMLYPEVDKQLSWLLQYAPSRLTGTGSCVFAEFSSKKEAELVLEQLPDTVSAFVAKGRNISPLKETLAEYHSAHPQSI
- the lolB gene encoding lipoprotein insertase outer membrane protein LolB; the protein is MSKLRRITSLIFMTIIIVGCSSIPEQPTSVEWQSHQNRLLQIESYQASGKLAYISPEQRQSLNFIWKHSPNQSQLRLTTFLGQTALNLTIDPSGAKVVTYDDQIFTHASASVLVEQLTGLQIPIDHLPQWFLGIPDQADSYQLNTTNTLESLTKQVSSQLWTLNFANYRNTEMPSKQLSNEDNTNVESIPLPTRLSFKQDDNKINIVVSKWTLKK
- the hemA gene encoding glutamyl-tRNA reductase; the encoded protein is MSLLAVGINHNTASVELREKVAFGPDKLSEALKQLNANAHVNGSVILSTCNRTEVYCDVKGVAKNKLIDWLSVFHQVSPEELKPSLYIHEEQAAIKHLMRVACGLDSLVLGEPQILGQVKQAYTDSRENKSVDASMEKLFQKSFSVAKRVRTETEIGGSAVSVAYAACTLAKHIFESIADSTVLLVGAGETIELVAKHLSANGCTKMIVANRTRERALGLAEEFGAEVISLNEIPDHLHRADIVISSTASPLPIIGKGMVETALKTRKHQPMLLVDIAVPRDVESQVGDLNDAYLYSVDDLQSIVDGNIEQRKVEAIQAEAIVSEESAAFMSWMRSLQAVDSIRDYRKSANEIREELLSKSLQSLAAGGDPEKVLLELSNKLTNKLIHAPTRALQSAAEQGEPAKLMVIRQSLGLENPQ